CGTCGTAGAAGGCGATCACCTTGAAGGGCGTGGCGGCGTGGGCGCTGTACGCAGGTGCGGCCTGGACGCCGAGGAGTACCGCGAACAGGGCGAGCAGTCTCAAGAGGACGCAATGCAAGGGAGCTTGGGTGCGGGAGGGCATCATGCGGGGACCTTCCTCGGGCGCGACCGTGGGGAGCCGTGCTGTGGTGTGCCGCAGTGCGAAATGTTGAGAGCGTACATGCCAACTCTGGTCTAGGCCAAGCGTCTTCGGACGTGTCACACTCGGCCACCGGCCGCGGCATTCCCTCACTGTCCGTGTTCACCGAGCGATCGGCTGGTGTGGGCGAAGCGACCCCCGGTGTTATTCAATGAGGTGTGCGGTCAGGGTCTCGGGGCCCCGTCGCACGGGTCCGAATACGGCCTCGGCGTTGCGCCGGGGATTGCTGAGAGAGCCGCATGGACTCCACTCCCTCCCCCTCGTCCTCTTCGCCGTTCGACCTGGTCAGCAGCGCCCTGGGGCGTTACATCCCGCGCGGAGGAGCGGCGGCGGCCGCCGGTCCTGCCGACGAGCAGGGCGACCGCCCCACCCGCCAACCCGTACCCGACAACCCTGCAGCCGGCGGTCAGGATCAGATTCTCGGCGTGATCAACCTGGACAGGGATCTGAGAATCACCCGCTGCAATCTGGCCGCCCCCGTATTCGTGGGTCTGGACGCCGAGGCCGGGAGTCCCTTCGTCGATCTCCTGCCCCCCGGGGACGTACCGACGGTCACACGGCGGTTGCGGCAGGTCCTGGAGACCGGTGAGGCGCACGTCGCCCGGATCCAGCGCTTGCGACGCGGCGACGGGTCGGAACTCGTGGTCTCGCTCAGCATCCTGCCCGCCGCGGTGCCTCAGGAGGGCTTGACCGTCTCCGTGATCGCCATGGCCACGAGGCTGCACCTGTACGCTGCCGAGACCGCGATCGGCACCTCGCTGGACATCGGCGAGACCGCGCAGTCGCTGGCGCAGTCCCTGCTGGCGTGGGGAGATGTGGCCGCCGTCGACCTCGACTTCGCCGTGTGGACGGGCGAGGGAGTCACCGGGCAGGGGCAGGGGCGCATCCGGCTGCGGCGGGCGGCCCTGGTGCCGGACCGCGCGTGGCCCGAGGGCTACGTGACTCCGGGCGACGATCTTCCCAGCGACGCGAGTCGCCTGCTGGCGCAGGCGATACGGCGGGACGATGCCCCGCAGGCCATCGTCATACCCGACCGGGAGGCGGTCGAGCGGGTACTCGGCAGTCCGCGAGTGATGCATGCTCTGGTGCCCGGTGACCGGTCGGCGGGTGTGGCGTGCATACCCCTGGTCCTGGACGGCCCGCCGCCTGTCGTGCTGGGCCTGGCGGAGGTCTGGCGGCGGGCGGACTGTCCCTTCCGCGACAGCGAGCTGGTCGACCTGCAGGAACTGGTGGCCAGGACCGCCCATCACGTCGACCTGGCACGTCAGCACCAGCGCGAGCACACGCAGGTACTGGCGTTGCAGCGCCGCCTGCTGCCCCGGACCGGCGGCGACACCATCGAGATCGCCAGCGTCTACCAGCCCGCCACGCCCGACAGCGCGGGCGTCGGCGGCGACTGGGTGAACAGCTTTCCGCTGCCGGACGGCCGTACCGCGCTGGTGGTCGGTGACGTCGTCGGGCACGGCCTGGGAGCCGCGGCAACCATGGGCCAGCTGAGCATGGAGGCCCGCGCGCTGCTGTCCGCGGGGCTGGCACCCGACGAGGTGCTGGAGCACCTGGACGAGACCGTGACGCTGCTGGACGACGCGGAGTCCGGGCTGGCCGCCGGCTACAGCGCCCTCGGGTCGACCTGCTGCATCGCCCTCTACGACCCGGTCAGCCACCATGTGGCGCTGTCCAGCGCCGGCCACCTCCCTCCGGTCCTGGTGTCCCCGGACGGGCACGCGGACCCGCTCGCGGTTCGCCCTCATCCCGGCCTGGGCGCCGAGTTCGCGCTGCGGGAGCCGTTCGGCGTGCACACGTTCGGCGCACCCCCGGGTTCCCTGCTCGCCCTCTACACCGACGGCCTGGTGGAGAATCCGGCCGAGTCGATCGACGAGGGCATCGGCAGGCTGGCGGATGCCGTGTCCAGGGTGCACCCCTGGGACGCCCTCCAGCAGGCCGCACGGCGCGTCGTCTCCGCGCTGGCGCCCGTGCACCAGCGCGACGATGTGACCCTGCTGCTCGCGCGGGTGATCGGCTACCGCAAGGGGGACACCGCGACCTGGCGGCTGCCCGCCCGCGACGACGCCCCCGCCCGTGCCCGCGCGCAGGTCTCCGCGCTGCTGCGGCAATGGCGTACCAGGGACGACACCCGGGACAACGTACTGCTGCTGGTCAGCGAGCTGGTCACGAACGCCGTGCGTTTCGCCGCCGGTCCCATCACGGTACGGCTGATCAGGGGCGGTCACGGTCTGCTGTGTGAGGTGGGCGACACCGGCAACGGCAGGCCACGTCTGAGCCGGGGCGGCCTCTTCGACGACGGCGGTCGTGGCCTGCACATCGTGCACAGGCTCACCAGCCGATGGGGGGTGCGGTGGACGGACACCGGCAAGGTGATCTGGGCTGAAGTCGCGAGGTGACGCGGGGGCGGGGGCGCGGCCGCGTAGGGGAGCGCGGCGAGGGTAGGGGCGCGCGGCGAGGGCAGGGGCGACGTACGCGTCACCCGGCGTCACCGACGGTAGGGACGGTGCCCTCAGCGGTACCGGTGGCGTCACTGGTGACGCCACCGGCCCGTTTGCTGGTGCTGGTGGCGCGGGCTCGTACTACAGCCACTCCCCTTCCAGGGCGGTGGCGGTGAGGCCCGGTGCCGCCGCGTACAGGACGGCACGGTCGCCCGGTTTCTGCCCGGCGTCGTGCGCCCGCCGCATGATGTCGAACACGGCGGCGCCTCCGCGGTTGCCGCTGGTGTAGCTTTCCCGGCTGTAGTCCAGCAGCCCCGACGGCCACGCGTCGGGCATCGTCTGCTCCATGTACTCCAGCACCCGGGTCCCGCCGGGGTGCGCGAGCAGCACGTCGGGGTGCCAGGCGTCGGGGTGGTCCTGGTAACGGACGCGCAGCCACTCCCACATCGCGGTGACCGTCTCCTGTACGGCACGCGGCCCGCGCCGGTCCATCACGAAGTGGGTGCCGTCCGACCGCGTCTCCAGGCGGTGCAGGTCTTGGGTGCCGGGCAGGGTGTGGTGCCAGGCGGCGTCCAGCCGCAGCACCGACTCGCGCCTCGGGCGGCCCGTGACCACCACGGCGACCGCGGTGTCCGCGAACAGCAACCGGACGATCAGGGACTCGAGAGTGTCGTCCGCGGGCTGGTAGGTCGTGCTCAGCGCCTCCGCGATCACGACCAGGACCACCCGGTCGGGATCCGCGGCCACGAGATCCGCCGCCAGCGCCAGGGAGCGGGTCCCCGCTGTACAGGCCCACTGCGTGGCCGGCACCAGCATCACGTCGTTGCGGAGCGGGAGCTTGTTGGCCAGGGCGATGTCCAGACCCGGCAGTGCCGGGGTGGTGGAGTGACTGGTGATCAGGCAGTCGATGTCCGCGGCGTCCAGCCCGGCGATCTGCAGGGCCCCACGCGCCGCACGCTCCCCGTAGGACTGCACGGCCTCCCAGGCCGGCGCGGTGCGCTCCTGGACGGTCTGCGGCGCGGGTATCGCCTCTAGCGCGGCGATCACGCGGTCCACGTCCTGCTGGGTGAACCCGTCGCGTGCCAACGCCTCTTGGGCCGGCCCGATGCCGACAGCCCGCAGGCCGCCGCCGTTGCCGGGCGCGACGGCGGCCTCCAGCGGCAGCATCCACCCGCGGGTTTCGATGCCCGTGTTGGCCGCGATGCCGTCGATCCGCGGCGCCCACGCCGCGTGCGGATGCCGGTCGTGCACCTCCGCCACGATCTGGCTGGTCTCCACGGTGTGCTCGCCGTGTATCACGGCAGGAGGACAGAGGTAAGCGGCCATAATGGGGCACCTTTCCTGGGAAACAGGCGGGAATGTCGCGAAAGCTGTGTCATGGGTCACTTTGGGAATTCGTGCCCAAGGCGTTGCCGATAAGCTCCACTTCGGGAGTTGGTGTCCGTTTCGAGCATGGACGATAAATGGACATTCACGCTGTGATGCGGACAACTTGGACGGCCTGTGGAGTGTGTGACACGGGACACACTGCTGAAACAGGGCCCTCAGAGCGGTCCGCAAGGTTTGCTTGACTTCCCGTCAGTCAGGAGGCCGCCTGGTCACTGCCGCCGAAGCCGGGCGACATCCCCTGGCGGCACGGGCCACTCGACCACAGAGACCTCTGCGACCGGGAAGAGATGCGCCGCGATCGGCAAGCTGTCCGACGCGATGGGCGATGGCGGATGGCGTCCCGTCGAGTGATGTGGTCGCTGGTCGAGCTGATGCGGTTTCGGCTGTGGTGGAAGCCGGCGGGCGTCCGAGGCGCGTTGCGTCGTGAGGAGTTCGGTCGTGGAGGCTTCGGAGAGGTCAGGCCCCTCGGCGGGCGCGGTCACCACGATGGAGCATCACGTGCTGCAGGTGCACGCCGCCGACACGTACGCCACCGCCGCCGAAATCGCTGCCCGCGACGGGCGCGTGATCATGTTTCTGGACACCCAGCACGCTGTCGACCAGTTCACCAAGCACCTGCTGAGCAGCGGCGTAAAGGCCGCGGCGCTGCACGGTGGCGGGTGCGTGACTCGGGCCGGTTTGCGCCACACGGGGATGTGCTTCGCGGAGTTCTGGGTGAAGGGCGCCCCGTTCCAGTCCGCGACACGCCGTTCCAGCTCGATCCCCGCGATCCGTGCCATCAGGTCGAGCTCCGCCGGCCACGCGTAGCGGTGCCGGGAGCTGCCTCGGCGGTAGGAGCCGTCGTCGCCGCGGGTGAGGTGGTGCGAGACGAGAGTCCAGTGCGGTCTGACTTGCCGGTCTACTGATCACCGGTCCGGCTGACCAGCGGGAATGAAGAAGCCCACGGCTCTGAACTGCTCAGCTGCCGTGGGTTTCTGGCGTTGTTGGTTGGCGTCGGCCGGCCTTGGACGGCCAGGGGACGGCCCAGGAGCACCCCATCACTGTGTTGATGGGGTGCTGGGCTGTGCGCAGGGGCGTTCACCTGCGTTCGTGGGCGGCTTTCCTACGGAAGGGCCCGGCAGATGGTCCCGGCTGAACGCCGTTGACCGTCGCCGAATGAGGCGGGAATCGAGACGGCTGCACTCCTGGCCGCAGTACCGGAGACGGCCCGCGGCCAGCTGTCGAGACCATCGCGAGCGTGGGAGCTAAGCCGCCTTGGACTGTGCCGCACGCGTGCCCGAGGCGGGCCCCTGTACCTCCTCCGGCAGGAAGGTTTCGTCTTCCCCGAAGTCCGGGGCTTGGAAGGGGTTGGTCGTCGGAGGCGGCGATGCTGCGGCGGAACCGCGGGGTTGCCCTTCCGGGGCGGAGAACAGCGACGTCAGATCGATGAGAGGTCTCCCTTTCGTTACAGGTCCCTGAGGGGGCCTGGTGGTGCCGTGACCGGGCACGCGGTCCTACAGCTTGGTCATCTTGGCGTACGGGCTCAAGATCCGCATTTGCGCCGAGCCGAAATCCACGAGTGCCGCGATTCCATCCTCGATGCCGATCACCCGGCCGAGGCCGTACACGTCGTGTGTGACCTGGTCGCCCACGGCGAAATGCTTGGGGGCGGGCGTGACCGGGGCCTTGAAGGGGCTGGTGGGCAGATGACGCTTCGGTGCAACAGGCTTTGTCATTGCCCCCAGTATGCGCCTACGAACTGTGCTGGTGGTTGACTTTCAGGGGCAGGAGTGGGTGAACGTTGGACTCCACTCCAGCATGCGCTGAGTCTGCCGACCGGTCGGCAGACGGACGGGGTCGGGCGGTTCGGCCTCATAGGCGGCCGAACCGCCCGTACCCTTCATAGTGTCTACGGCGTCACAGAGCGGGCGCCAAACACTGGAGGCAATACCTCGTGCTGATCGCTCAGCGTCCGTCACTGACCGAAGAGGTCGTCGACGAGTTCCGCTCCCGGTTCGTGATCGAGCCGCTGGAGCCGGGCTTCGGCTACACCCTCGGCAACTCCCTCCGCCGTACCCTCCTGTCGTCGATCCCCGGCGCTGCTGTCACCAGCATCCGCATCGACGGTGTCCTGCACGAGTTCACCACCGTGCCGGGCGTCAAGGAGGACGTCACCGACCTGATCCTCAACATCAAGCAGCTGGTCGTCTCCTCGGAGCACGACGAGCCGGTCGTGATGTACCTGCGCAAGCAGGGCCCGGGTCTGGTCACCGCCGCCGACATCGCGCCCCCGGCCGGTGTCGAGGTGCACAACCCCTACCTCGTCCTCGCCACGCTCAACGGCAAGGGCAAGCTGGAGATGGAGCTGACCGTCGAGCGCGGTCGCGGTTACGTCTCCGCCGTGCAGAACAAGCAGGTGGGCCAGGAGATCGGCCGCGTCCCGGTCGACTCCATCTACAGCCCTGTGCTGAAGGTCACGTACAAGGTCGAGGCCACGCGTGTCGAGCAGCGCACCGACTTCGACAAGCTGATCGTCGACATCGAGACCAAGCAGGCCATGCGTCCGCGTGACGCCATGGCGTCCGCCGGTAAGACCCTGGTGGAGCTGTTCGGTCTCGCCCGTGAGCTGAACATCGACGCCGAGGGCATCGACATGGGCCCGTCCCCGACGGACGCCGCCCTCGCCGCCGACCTCGCGCTGCCGATCGAGGAGCTGGAGCTCACGGTCCGCTCCTACAACTGCCTCAAGCGTGAGGGCGTCCACTCGGTGGGTGAGCTCCTGGCGCGCTCCGAGGCGGACCTCCTGGACATCCGCAACTTCGGTGCGAAGTCGATCGACGAGGTCAAGGCGAAGCTGGCCGGCCTGGGCCTGGCACTCAAGGACAGCCCGCCCGGATTCGACCCGACCGCCGCTGCCTTCGACGCGGACGACAACGGGAGCACGGGTTTCATGGAGAACGAGCAGTACTGAACGCCGCGTCAGGTCTTGGGGGAGCCAGGAAGGCAGAGGAGCCGGCGATGAGCACCGGCCGATCACGCCCGGCTCCCCGAGGGCCCGGCCCACCGCGTTTCCGTTGACAAGACGCCGATGGGATCATCCGTGTGCTGTGCCGCACCCTCGTCGACGCCGGCCGGGCCGACGAAGCCCTTGCCACGTCGATGACTACTTCGCCCGCCACGGCGGCAGCCCCCACGAACGGGTCCTCGCGCGCGCCGATGTCCTCAAGCGCTGCGGTCACGCCGAGAAGGCCGAGACGGAACTCGCCCCTTTCGCCACACCCGTCGAAGCACTCGCCCACAACGGCACGGTGAGCGGCGCTGTCGCGGTGGCGGAACGCCTCGTCCGCCAGGGCGAGCCGGAGAAGGCCGCCACCTGCCTCCGGGAGCGTCTCGACCGGGCGAAGGTGACGCTATCCAGGGAGGACCTGGTATGACCGAGCTTTCCGGTCCATGCAGCAGAAGCGGATGTGGCCTCAGGCCGGCTTGCGCCACACGGAGATGTGCTTCGCGGAGTCCTGGGTGAACGGCGCACCGTTCCAGTCCGCGACACGCCGTTCCAGCTCGAGCCCCGCGATCCGTGCCATCAGGTCGAGCTCCGCCGGCCACGCGTAGCGGTGCCGGGAGCTGCCCCGGCGGTAGCGGCCGTCGTCGCCGTCGCGGGTGAGATGGTGCGAGACGAGAATCTGCTCGACCAGGTCGAAGGTGTCGAAGCCGAGGTGCCGCTCGGAGACGTCGAACGGCACCGCGACCTGCCCGGGCGGCAGGAACCGCAGCGGCGGCACGCCCAGTTCGATGACGAATCGGCCGCCGGGTGCCAGGTGACGTGCGGCGTTGCGGAAGCACTCGACCTGTTCGTCCTGCGTGAGCAGGTTCGTGATGGTGTTGTAGACGAGATAGACCAGGGTGAACTCGCCCGGTACGACGGTCGTGGCCATGTCGCCGATGGTGACGGGAAGTGTGTCCTCGTCGATCTTGCACCGGAGGACCGCTGCCATGTGCTCGGACAGTTCGATTCCCTCTACGGGCACGCCGCGTTCCCGGAGCGGGACGCCCACTCGTCCGGTTCCGATGGCGAACTCCAGTGCTCGGCCGTCTCCGGCGAGTTCGGCGAGGAAGGCGACAGTCGGTCCGAGAACGGCAGCCGAGGACATCTCGGTCTCCTCGGCGTCGTAGCGGTCGGCGGTCGCCCGGGTCCACAGCTCACTGCTCGTCACGGGCGGCCACTTTGCCGGGGCGGCGGGGCGCTGTCGACCTATTTACCTTCCACCGGCCCTGAGCACCCGGTCCACGGGCCGTACTTCACTTCTGGGCCTTGCTGCGCTGATGGTGCGACGCGGAGGGCGTGGGGACCAGACCCATCTGCTGGGCGCGGAGCACCGTACTGATGCGATCGCGTGTGCCCAGTTTGCGGTAGATGTTCTCGATGTGCTTGTGCACCGTGCGCTCGGAGATGCCGAGGCGGCGGCCTATGGCGGTGGCAGTCAGGGCATCGGTGAGCAGGAGCAGGACCGTCGTCTCCCGGGGCGTCAGATCACAGGCCGCGGCCCGCTCGTCAGCGGTGCTCGGGGCAGCGTTCGGAACGACCAGTCGCTGCCATCGTTCCAGGAGTTGCCGCTGTTGGTCGACGGCTGCCAGCAGCGGCTGCAGGAGTTGCGCCATGCGGACGTGGTCGTCGGTGAAGTCCGTACCGGAGCGGTAGATGAGACATCCGGTGATGGGCGTGGCCCTCTGGGGCAGCGGAATCCCCAATACGTGATCCGCGTCCATGATGTCGCCGATCAGACTCGCGGTCGGGCTCGCGGACCATGCGGGGCCCGCCGCCCTACGCGCTGTGACGGGAGCTCTGTCGTACCCCTTCGCGTAATGATCCGCGAAGGGGTATCCCGCACGCAGGAGACCCATGGCCTCCTCCCCGAGCAGGGCGAATTCCGCGGCGACGCCGGGCGAGAGACCGACCGTGCCCCCGCTCTCGGTCCATTCGTCCAGTTTGTAGATGAGGGCCTCGCCGCCGCACACCTCAGGCAGGGTGCCGGCCAGCAGCGGCCACAGCCGCTCGGGTTCACGTTCGTGGAGCGCCGCCACGGCCACTGACAACATGCGTTCGTAGGCCTTGCCCAGCCCGTGTGCCACGTGTTCTTCTCCGCTCCTCCGGCCGACCGGATACGCAGTTGTACCCATACCGGCGCGGCCCCCGGCTGTTCCACACTCCAACCGAGCCCATCGAGGTTCTTGAACTACTCCAGCACATCCGCGCTCCGGCGGCCGTAGCCGGCTCCGGCACGGCCCAGCAGGATACGTGCGGGCCGCCGGCACAGGGG
The Streptomyces sp. CGMCC 4.7035 DNA segment above includes these coding regions:
- a CDS encoding ATP-binding SpoIIE family protein phosphatase — translated: MDSTPSPSSSSPFDLVSSALGRYIPRGGAAAAAGPADEQGDRPTRQPVPDNPAAGGQDQILGVINLDRDLRITRCNLAAPVFVGLDAEAGSPFVDLLPPGDVPTVTRRLRQVLETGEAHVARIQRLRRGDGSELVVSLSILPAAVPQEGLTVSVIAMATRLHLYAAETAIGTSLDIGETAQSLAQSLLAWGDVAAVDLDFAVWTGEGVTGQGQGRIRLRRAALVPDRAWPEGYVTPGDDLPSDASRLLAQAIRRDDAPQAIVIPDREAVERVLGSPRVMHALVPGDRSAGVACIPLVLDGPPPVVLGLAEVWRRADCPFRDSELVDLQELVARTAHHVDLARQHQREHTQVLALQRRLLPRTGGDTIEIASVYQPATPDSAGVGGDWVNSFPLPDGRTALVVGDVVGHGLGAAATMGQLSMEARALLSAGLAPDEVLEHLDETVTLLDDAESGLAAGYSALGSTCCIALYDPVSHHVALSSAGHLPPVLVSPDGHADPLAVRPHPGLGAEFALREPFGVHTFGAPPGSLLALYTDGLVENPAESIDEGIGRLADAVSRVHPWDALQQAARRVVSALAPVHQRDDVTLLLARVIGYRKGDTATWRLPARDDAPARARAQVSALLRQWRTRDDTRDNVLLLVSELVTNAVRFAAGPITVRLIRGGHGLLCEVGDTGNGRPRLSRGGLFDDGGRGLHIVHRLTSRWGVRWTDTGKVIWAEVAR
- a CDS encoding beta-ketoacyl-[acyl-carrier-protein] synthase family protein, which translates into the protein MAAYLCPPAVIHGEHTVETSQIVAEVHDRHPHAAWAPRIDGIAANTGIETRGWMLPLEAAVAPGNGGGLRAVGIGPAQEALARDGFTQQDVDRVIAALEAIPAPQTVQERTAPAWEAVQSYGERAARGALQIAGLDAADIDCLITSHSTTPALPGLDIALANKLPLRNDVMLVPATQWACTAGTRSLALAADLVAADPDRVVLVVIAEALSTTYQPADDTLESLIVRLLFADTAVAVVVTGRPRRESVLRLDAAWHHTLPGTQDLHRLETRSDGTHFVMDRRGPRAVQETVTAMWEWLRVRYQDHPDAWHPDVLLAHPGGTRVLEYMEQTMPDAWPSGLLDYSRESYTSGNRGGAAVFDIMRRAHDAGQKPGDRAVLYAAAPGLTATALEGEWL
- a CDS encoding DNA-directed RNA polymerase subunit alpha; protein product: MLIAQRPSLTEEVVDEFRSRFVIEPLEPGFGYTLGNSLRRTLLSSIPGAAVTSIRIDGVLHEFTTVPGVKEDVTDLILNIKQLVVSSEHDEPVVMYLRKQGPGLVTAADIAPPAGVEVHNPYLVLATLNGKGKLEMELTVERGRGYVSAVQNKQVGQEIGRVPVDSIYSPVLKVTYKVEATRVEQRTDFDKLIVDIETKQAMRPRDAMASAGKTLVELFGLARELNIDAEGIDMGPSPTDAALAADLALPIEELELTVRSYNCLKREGVHSVGELLARSEADLLDIRNFGAKSIDEVKAKLAGLGLALKDSPPGFDPTAAAFDADDNGSTGFMENEQY
- a CDS encoding class I SAM-dependent DNA methyltransferase: MTSSELWTRATADRYDAEETEMSSAAVLGPTVAFLAELAGDGRALEFAIGTGRVGVPLRERGVPVEGIELSEHMAAVLRCKIDEDTLPVTIGDMATTVVPGEFTLVYLVYNTITNLLTQDEQVECFRNAARHLAPGGRFVIELGVPPLRFLPPGQVAVPFDVSERHLGFDTFDLVEQILVSHHLTRDGDDGRYRRGSSRHRYAWPAELDLMARIAGLELERRVADWNGAPFTQDSAKHISVWRKPA
- a CDS encoding helix-turn-helix transcriptional regulator, producing MLSVAVAALHEREPERLWPLLAGTLPEVCGGEALIYKLDEWTESGGTVGLSPGVAAEFALLGEEAMGLLRAGYPFADHYAKGYDRAPVTARRAAGPAWSASPTASLIGDIMDADHVLGIPLPQRATPITGCLIYRSGTDFTDDHVRMAQLLQPLLAAVDQQRQLLERWQRLVVPNAAPSTADERAAACDLTPRETTVLLLLTDALTATAIGRRLGISERTVHKHIENIYRKLGTRDRISTVLRAQQMGLVPTPSASHHQRSKAQK